The sequence below is a genomic window from Lycium ferocissimum isolate CSIRO_LF1 unplaced genomic scaffold, AGI_CSIRO_Lferr_CH_V1 ctg5437, whole genome shotgun sequence.
TTTTCCAACCTATCCTTTTTCCAAACGCCCACTAAAACTATActtcctctgtctcaatttacgTGGTACTTTGgagagtcaatttgattaaaattcgaagctaaattgaattagatttgtatacgggtaaaaccgaggataTGGATATACTCGGTTTCCCGATGTGAATGTTATGCTCATCATGCTCGGCCAGGATAAGACCGGTTTGTTGGGGATCGGGCACCAAGCTAGATCTGGAACGAGACATTAAGGCAGGACGAAGAGGCGGTTAACCACCATGAGGAGAAGACCGGAATATCCGCCCTCAGCTGGATATTTCGGCACCAATCCCGGCAACGGCTGTCAATAGATTCCTTTCCTTActtagaattgtactagggttaggactcctctactatataaaagGAGACCCCTATTCATTTGAGGGTTCCTTTTACGGGCACATAAAAGGGAGATCATGTACTAAGCAAGGAAATACAATCATCTGAGttcattcatcttttctaaAGTTCTCTTTGTTACTCACTGTTCAAACATCCGATCATAAGGATTCGACCTCGGTTCTCAGTACCCGAGGCCAGTCATTATTCATTTTGGTCAGatctatatatttcattttacttATTCGTTTATCGTGTAATCTAATCTCGTGTTGAATTAAACCACATATCCTTAGCACCgcatacaaattcaattgttttccattttaaggttaaattgtttggcgcccaccgtggggccagGGATAATAGTGGTGGTTTAATACAAGTTTTCATTACACTCGATATTTTACACTTGTTCTTTGAGGTTTGATTTCAGGTCTACCAGACATGTCGGACTCCCATTCTGTCAATTTTCAAGTTGAGTCAAGCCATCACGAGCACAACGATGAGGGCGTACCTAACAATAACGTACCCCCAGTTAATCCTGACCAAGTCGGGTCATCGGTGGGCAACGTGCCGGCCGGCGGGGATAATGGAGCCATGCTGCAACAGCTCCAAAACCAGTTGGACATGGCTATGGCCCAACTACATGCCCAGCAAGAGATCATAGCACAATTGCAAAACCGAAATCAAGCACCCGATGTTGCTCCATCAAAACAGATCGAGGAAACGGAAGAAAGGCACGCTACTTGGAATAACGAGAACCATCTCGGGCAGAGTGTCGAGCTGGTAAGGATGCTCGAAGAATTGACGAAACGAGTCGAATCCGGCGAAAAAAGATAGAGGCGAACGATAAGAAGGTGGAGAACTACAACTCGAGGGTCGACCAGATTCCTGGGGCACCTCCGGTGTTGAAGGGACCGGATTCGAAAAAATTCGTCCAAATGCCTTTTCCGCCAAGTGCTGCGCCGATGAAAATCCCGAAGAGATTTCGCATGCCCGATATCCCGAAGTATAACGGGACAACGGACCCAAACGAACATGTGACCGCATACACGTGTGCTATTAAAGGCAACGATCTCGCCGACGATGAAAGGGAATCGGTGCTGCTTAAGAAATTCGGGGAAACCCTGTCCAAGGGAGCAATGATATGGTATCACAACTTGCCCGAGCATTCGATTGATTCATTTGCCATGCTCGCGGATGCTTTTGTCAAAGCTCACGCCGGAGCCATCAAGGTCGAAACCCGAAAATCGGACTTGTTCAACGTTAAGCAGCGAGATGACGAAACCCTCCACGAGTTTGTGGCCCGGTTTCAAATGGAACGCATGGACTTACCTCCGGTCACTGACGATTGGGCCGTTCAGGCTTTCACTCAAGGGCTCAACTCAAGAAGCTCGATCACATCTATGGAGCTAAAGCAAAATCTGATAGAGTACCCGGCAATCGCTTGGGCTGATGTACACAACAGGTATCAATCGAAGATCAGGGTCGAAGATGATAAGATTCTGAGAGCCGCCTCAGTATCATGGCATTCCGGTAAAGGGAATGATCGATCGAGGAGAACGACAGATCGAGATTCAAGACCATCATATGACAGGTATCAACCTTACCCACCTGATCGAAGGGGGACGGGCGCAACAGCGAATCGAGCAAGAACGATAGGAGGAATGATCGAAGGAACGATCGAGGCCCAAGTAATCGTGGATTGATGAACAGAAATGTTGTCGATAGAACCTCGGGAAATAGAGAAATTCCAAGGTTGTCCGAGTATAATTTCTGCGTCGATGTAGCGACCATAACAGTGGCCGTTATCCGTAACAGGGAAACGAGACACCCAAGGCCAATCCAATTTGATCCAGAGAAGCGGGATAAAAGCCTTATTTGCAAATATCATCACACTCACGGCCATCGAATCGAAGATTGTCGGTAGATGAGAGAGGAGGTTGCCCGTCTATTTAATTTGGGACACCTTCGAGAATTTCTAAGTGAACGAGCAAAAACTCACTTCAAGAACGTGGACGCCAACAAGCAAGATAGACCGGAAGAGCCTCAGCAAGTGATCCACATGATCATGGGAGGAACGGACGTCCCCCTAGGGCCGGTAGTGAAACACACCAAAGTTTCCATAACAAGAGAAAAGCGTATTCGGAATTATGACCCCGACGGTCCCATCTCGTTCAGTGACGAGGACATGGAAGGCATCGTTCAGCCTCATAACGACGCACTGGTAATATCTGTCcttgtcaataaatttagaattaaacgtgtgctaattgatccaggtagctcggctAATATCATCCGATAGAGAGTCATCGAGCAGCTGGGACTACTAGATCAGATCATGCCAGCAATACGAGTCCTCAACGGATTCAACATGCCCTACGAAACGACGAAGGGTGAGATCACCTTACCGATCAACACGGCCGGAACTACGCAGCAGACCAAATTTTATGTGATAGAGGGAGACATGGGATACAATGCATTATTGGGAAGACCGTGGATTCACCTCATGAAAGCGGTCCCCTCAACTATGCATCAGGCGTTGAAATTCCCGACCTCAGGAGGGATCAAAACCATTCATGGTGAGCAACAGGCCGCAAAGGAAATGTTCGCGGTCAAAGAATCTGTTAAGACGACGAAGATACCAGAATGGAACGAAGGGGAAAGTgccaaatagcaatcacagaTTTCGATCCCGGAGTCTTCGGAGGATCGAAATAGGAACACACCAGATGAAGAGTTAGAGTTCGGAGTTTCGAGGACCTTTGTGGTGCCCGATGATTCAGATGCCACTAAATCCACAGTCGAAGAACTCGAGCAAGTCATACTGTTCGTTCATCTACCGGATaagaaggtatacctgggcacggggctAACCCCCGAGCTCAGGaaaaaatttattgaatttcttaaaaataactcAGATTGCTTTGCctggtcccatttagacatgacaggtatcCCACCGGAGGTGACAACACACAAGTTGAGTCTGGATCCGAGTTTTCCTCCCGTCAAACAAAAGCGGAGGCCGCAGCCCGAGGTAAAGCATGCGTTCGTCAAAGATGAGGTAACTAAGCTCCTTAACATAGGATCCATTCGAGAGGTTAAATACCCGGACTGGTTAGCTAATGTTGTAGTAGTACCTAAAAAGggaaataaatttagaatgtgcgtagactataaagatttaaataagGCTTGCCCGAAAGATTCGTTTCCTTTGCCCAGCATCGATCGCATGATCGACGCTACTGCGGGTCACGATACATTGAGTTTCCTTGATGCCTACTCCGGGTACAATCAAATACAGATGGACCCGGAGGATCGAGAAAAAACCTCTTTCATAACTAGATCTGGCAcgtattgttataatgtaatgccttGGCTAAAAAATGCTGGTGCCACCTATCAGCGGCTAGTCAACCGCATGTTTGAGCACCAAATAGGGAAatcaatggaagtttatatagatgacatggttgttaagtccctgcgagcagaggaccatttaaagtaTTTGCAGGAAACTTTCAGTATATTAAGGAAGTATAACATGAAGCTGAATCCGGAAAAATGTGCCTTCGGTGTTGGTTCGGGTAAGTTTCTCGGATTCATGGTATCGAATCGAGGGATCGAAATCAACCCGGATAAGATAAAGGCAATTGAAGACATCACCGTGATAAACGACATCAAAGGGGTACAAAGATTGACCAGGCGGATAGCTGCCCTAAGTCGATTCATCTCCAGATCCTCGGATAAAAGTCATCGGTTTTTCTTGTTGCTAAAGAAAAAGACTGATTTTGCTTGGACCTCTGAATGTCAGATGGCCTTAGCAGAACTCAAGAAGTACTTATCAAGCCCGCCTTTGCTCCACACGCCAAAAGCGAACGAGCAGTTATATCTGTACTTGGCGGTGTCTGAGATAGCGGTAAGTGGTGTCCTGGTTCGAGAGGAAGAAGGTACGCAATACCCGGTTTATTATGTAAGCAGAACCCTAGGTGACGCTGAAACCAGGTACCCGCATTTAGAAAAACTTGCTTTGGCTTTATTGAGCGCATCTAGAAAattaaaaccttactttcaatgtCATCCCATATGCGTCGTAACATCATACCCCTTAAGgaatgtcatgcataaacccGAACTCTCTGGCCGATTAGCAAAATGGGCTGTAGAGATTAGCGGATATGATATTGAATATAGACCATGAACTGCTATCAAATCCCAAATACTGGCGGACTTCGTGGCCGACTTTGCACCGGCCATGATCCCCGAGGTTGATAAAGAGATGCTTCTTACCTCGGGGACTAGTTCGGGAATCTGGACCCTTTACACAGACGGTGCTTCTAATATAAAAGGGTCCGGGTTAGGGATCGTTCTCAAACCTCCCTCGGGTGACATAATAAGACAATCTATTAGATCTACTGATTTGACTAACAacgaagccgagtatgaggctatgattgcaggtttagaaCTGGCTAAGGGCTTGGGAGCCGAAATCATAGAGGCCAAATGCGATTCTCTCCTGGTGGTCAACCAAGTGAATGGAACATTCGAAGTCAAGGACGACCGAATGCGGAGATACCTAGAAAAACTGCAAGTTGTCCTTCGCCGGTTCAAGGAATGGACATTGGAACACGTGCCTCGAGATCAAAATAATGAGGCAGATGCCCTTGCAAATTTGGGATCATCGGTAGAATCGGATGGGTTCAATTCTGGAGCTGTGGTGCAGTTGATGAGATCGGTCATCGAGACCGGTCACGCCGAGATAAACTCGACCAGCCTCACTTGGGATTGGAGGAACAAATACATAGACTATCTTCAAATAGGAAAGCTACCGTCCGATGCCAAGGAATCAAGGGCCTTCCGAACCAAAGCAGCTAGATTTTGTTTGGTCGATGGCCAGTTATACCGAAGGTCGTTCCACGGCCCCTTGGCGAGATGTCTAGGGCCGGGAGAAACCGACTACGTTATGAGGGAAATTCATGAGGGGACTTGCGGAAACCATTCGGGAGCCGACTCACTGGTCCGCAAGCTGATCAGAGCGGGTTACTATTGGAACGAGATGGAGGAGGACGCCAAAGCCTTCGCTCGAAAGTGCAACGAATGCCAAAGGCACGCTCCGTCAATACACCAACTCGGGGAAGAGCTTCATCCAGTCCTTTCTccatggccattcatgaaatggggtATGGACATAGTGGGGCCTTTTCTATGGGCCCCAGGTAAGACAcaatttattttacttatgactgattatttctctaaatgggttgaagcacaggcACTCGAGAAGGTCAGGGAGAAAGAAgttattgatttcatttatgatCATATAATCTGTCGATTCGGGGTACCCGCGGAAATTGCATGCGATAACGGGAAGCAGTTCATAGGCAGCAAGGTCAGtaagtttttcgaagaatacAAGATCAAGAAGATCTTGTCCACCCCATATCACCCAAGCGCGAATGACATGCTGAATCTACAAATAAGATTATACTGCAGAATCTAAAGAAAAGACTAACCGGCTCTAAGCACTGGTGGAAAGAGGTTCTGCCGGAGGTCTTATGGGCCTACCGCACGACAGTAAGATCAAGCACCGGGGAAACTCCGTTCTATCTGGTATACGGAGCCGAGGCTCTAATACCCATCGAAGTTGGTGAACCAAGCTTAAGATTCCAATATGCCATTGAAGACTCGAATAGTGAAGCAATGTCTGCTAGTCTGAATCTCGTGGACGAAAAGAGAGAAGCTGCTTATATCCGGATAGCCGCACAAAAACAAAGGATGCAAAGATATTATAACCGAAGGGCTAACTTTAGGCATTTTCAGATTGGGGACTTGGTGCTGAGGAAAGTCACACTCCACACCAAGAACCCCCACGAAGGAAAATTAGCCCCGAATTGGGAAGGGCCATATCGAGTCACCGGAATAACCGGGAAAGGTTCCTATCAGCTCGAGAACGAAGACGGAAAACAGTTGAAAAATAACTGGAACGTGGCACACCTAAAGAGGTATTATTGTTAAAGGTACgaataaccttttttttttttgaatgaataAGTGACCATGCAGGCATACAACCTAATGGGCATCGGGAGCTGCACAATGGAAACCGGAGAGTCATAGACTTAAAACTGAAAGCACGTGCTGcacctttttttccttcaaccGTTTTTGTCCCGAAGTGGTTTTTCCAGAAAGGTTTTTTATGAGGCAGTGCCGAACAGCGTGCTACGCAAATAGAGCAGACCGATCAAAGATCGAGGACTGGAGATTGCACATATCGGACCAATAGTACATGAGCCCTCACATTTTGGACTCGAAtactaggggactactataccCTAGGCTAAGTGATAACTATGTAAAGCCAAGGCTTGAACGATAGGACcagatgtaaggaccaaacgatcgatTGAATCGTGTCCAATTAGTTTGTTCTTGCCACGGCAATGATTGTAGTTACATCTCCGGTCCATCAATAAAAATCTTGTCTCGATCAAGATAGTCTAGTATTGCCAATATTGCATTTCGCCGGACCAGACTCCTAAATATGCGAACTATGTGAACATTAAAAAACCTTATGCAAACTTAAAAGACTATGGTCTAAACGgttaaagactacggtctacagttaaagactacggtctaaaaacacaaaaaatattgTGATCCGGTCTATCTTGCCatttataaataaaacaatGATCAAAGTCAACATGGACTAAAAACCCGATCATGTCACGTGACTTGGAGATGTCTAAGTTCGCAAATAAGGTCGTTCGCATGCCGCATACACTCGATCACTAATCATTACCACTTAAAAGTTTATTCTTGCTGAAGCAATAATGCAAGCCAAGGCAATGGCATGAATCGGAAAAACATCAGACTGAAGAACATTTTATAAAAGGCAACGAACGGCGATGAATAAGCCGAAtgaaaatctatatatatatatatatatatatatatatatatatatatatatatatatatatatatatatatatatatatatatatatatatagaggattTACAAAGGCTCAAACAAACGgccttaaaacaaaaagaaacataaGGCTCCTAAGCCTAATCTTCACCCGAACCTTCGGTCTCTTCCTCGGCTGACTCGAGGTCGCTATCCGAATCCTCAGGATCGAACACAGCCTTCGCCTCTGCCTCGAGCCTCTTGGCCTCCTCGATTAGATCTAATAAATCCACTCCGGTGGCTTGAATTTCTTCGAGGGCCTCTCTTCGAGATAAACACCGCACGTACTCAGCTCGAAGATCACTAGCCTTCTCAGCAGCGGTCACGTCGGCTTTATACTGGTCCAACATACAGTCATAGATCGAGATTTGGCCAAGGGCTCTTTTATGGTTATCTCGCAGATCGGTAATGTCCCGGCCCAGTCTATCACGCTCTGCCGCGGCCAGCAAGTGTTGACCTGAGTTCGTTAACTTGCTCTACCACCACCCGCAGCTGCTCTTTAAGAGCATCCCGCTCGGCAACAGCACCAATTGTCGTTTCTTGGAGGGTTTTAAGCTCGGGTTTGATCCCATCAAGCTCCACCCGAAGTTGATCAATCTGGCTAACATAAGCCCTGGCCTGAGAGGGAGTGGCATTAACATCGGCTATTAAAGGCTTATTATAAACTTCGAAAGCCCTTACCTTCTCTGCCAGCTGGTCATGTTCCCGCTTGGCCTCAATAGCCTCGTTTTGAGCTGCTGCCAAATCTGATTTAAGGGTAGAGAGATTCGGGAGAGTCGAGATATATTTCAATTTCTGCCCATAAAGATTCCTGAGCTCGTCCGCCTCCTGAGTTTTCCTTTAAGCTTCTCCTTGAGACTATCCACTTCCGAGCTAAATCGGTGGAAGCTTGCATAATGAAGCACGGAGGCTTAT
It includes:
- the LOC132044913 gene encoding uncharacterized protein LOC132044913, which gives rise to MPFPPSAAPMKIPKRFRMPDIPKYNGTTDPNEHVTAYTCAIKGNDLADDERESVLLKKFGETLSKGAMIWYHNLPEHSIDSFAMLADAFVKAHAGAIKVETRKSDLFNVKQRDDETLHEFVARFQMERMDLPPVTDDWAVQAFTQGLNSRSSITSMELKQNLIEYPAIAWADVHNRYQSKIRVEDDKILRAASVSWHSGKGNDRSRRTTDRDSRPSYDRYQPYPPDRRGTGATANRARTIGGMIEGTIEAQVIVD